The window CCTAAGTTACAGTTGACTAACGCCAGGTTTAGCATGTCCTTGGTGGCTTCAAATGTTTCCATGGCTTTGTCAAACTGCCCATAGCTCCTTTTCCAGAGAGTCTGCTCTTTGGCACTCGGGGTTTCAACTGTAGAAAGAATGGAAAAATGTTTGGAAAAACTTATTCAATTACATGTACTCCACTTTAACCTTCACAGTCTGTTATATCCACAGTATGAGGGCGCTCTAACACTGGTTGCCTCTTTATGAAGAAGGGGCTGACCTGCCTCAAATATTTCTTCCAGCATACATCTTGCAAGGCCAGTGTCAGTCTTTTTTGACACCTTTGGTCAGCCTGTCTCAATTATTTCATACTGTGCAGATTGCAACATGTCAGCATACAGTGTGTCTTCTATTTGTTTGCCTGCTACATCATATATATAGCTGCTTTGTCACAATTTCACCACACGATGAGTTTTGCACAAtttacatgaaatgtgttcattaTGCTGTGACAGCACAtactttgataaaaattttaccattattaTATGTGCCATGTTATGCTTTACTGGTTTTAATTAAATTGACATGATGGTGCAAGATCAACCTGACAGGAACGTGGTTATTTGAATACCTTCTTGTTGTGAGTCTGCCAAATCTACCGCTGCTTTCATGTAAAGTTTACCAAGCTCATTGCGGGCATTGCCAAGCCTTCTTGtaatattcacaacagtctCTGCATTATCATCACTAGAAGTCAACTCCAATGAAGTCTCATAACTCCTGATACTGGTGACTAAGCAACCGTTCATGTcttcagaaaatgtcacagcccattcaaaatctaaaaatttgaagagaaaaaatgaacattgatcAACGAAAGCATAAAGACAAGTGCGTTCAGTCAAGTATCAGTTCATAAAACATCAAAGTATAtcataaatgtattttaaaatctATATGGGGCGGTCACATACGAAGTTGATACAGtatcaaaaaattttcacataGTCCATCCTAATATCTTTGATACAATTTGAATGATTTTAATTGCAGACTTATCAACAAGAACTGAACCCAACTACCAAAATATGCACATAGTACCGGCAAGTCTTCGGAAATAAGGCAATCGTTCTGgcaatgtgcagcatctcagaAGCCAGCTGTTCTAAAGCATTCACAGCAAAGAGACTTTGAAGATTTTGTTCTATAAAAACTCACAATCTCAatgttaaataaaatttttatacTGGATATTTGCGAGTTTACTCACTGTTAAAGCTCACTTCTTTCTTCACACTTTCAACGATTATTCTTTCTTGACTAGTCTGTTGCAGAAAGTCACTCTTAAATTTAGATATGCTATCAGGATCACTGGCCAGCATGATGTGGACATCACCACACATACCGAATATGGCACCAAGTAGGCTGTTTTCTTCATCTTTGCAGAGTAAATCAGATTCTACACCTGTATAGCTGCTGACAGCACCTGGAAATTATGAAGCAGAAAATTCaaccctttcacaaccatggtttggcccaagcccattgtTATCTGTGGCAATTGTGGGCCTGTTTACAAGGCAATGGGGTGAGCAGCTTAATAGTGGAAACAGATTCAAGTTTCCACAAAGTGGAGTTCATCAACTGATCTACAGGCTCACTTCACTGAACTCAGTCAGTTGAAATGGTAAAATAGATTTCTTGACTGAAAGAGTTCTGAAAGTTCTGAGTTTGATCGCCTAGAGATGGTACATCAAGAACACACATGCACTGAGACACAAGTCACTCTTGCAACGCATTCATGTACGCTTTGGTTCATGGTTCGCAATTTCTGCAGCAATCCACAGAACAGCAAATTTTCAACAGCACTGTGAACATCTCCTTTTTATACTTTGTCTCAAACAAGCCTCTTAACCATACAGTGATTGGcaggaaaaaacattttgagttcTAGATTATTTCCTGAGAATTCAATGCCATAATGGTTTAAAgtggaaagtttgaaacttATCAAATGATCAGCATCCAGTTTGTCGACTGTTTGAATTAGAAATCTTTTTAGTCAACAACTTCGAGAAGTtttcttgtaaaatttgactGCCTGTAgttatgttttgaaaaaaagagtTTCAATTTATGAAAAGTGCTTTTTAGGAGAGTAGAAAATTAAGGCAACAAACTAAAGGTAAGAACATCAATATCTTTTATCATGAACTTTTCCATGCCTACTTCATTAGCAAAAGGCTTTTAAGGGCAAAGTAAGTTGTGATGGTACTATTGACATTTGAAAAGGGAAGAGAATAAATAGAAGAAATATCTCCTTACTGTGGCAAAACAATGCCAGCTGTAAATACCTCAACACTTCACCATActcattttgtttcatgttgacGTTTGCACAGACATAACAAACAGCCCTGGCTTTtttcaacaatgaaaacttAAGCTGGTCCTGCCAGGAACAAGGTGATAACTTTCTCTTAGCAACAGTGAGGGTGTGGCTTTCTCCTTGATTGGCATCTTTGTCTGGACTCTCATTGGTTGCTGGGTTGAGTTGGGCTTCCTTTGCTGTAGGGAACTCTATGGCACACTGTCCAGTGTTCCTGGACACTGTGGACTTGGATTCAATGTCACTGTCGATAATTGTCAGACCCTATAAAATCACATATAAACATCTATATTTTAAAGTCAATATCAACCAATGCCATCTGGATCTAAAAACAATTTAAAGGGCAAGTCGTTGTaacttttaatgaatttttcactaattttgttttgcacGTCAATTGAAGGTTCTTGTTccactcccaaaagcatgttaaaacacCAACTATATAGCCTGTCAACATCTATATGTCCAGCTTCTATATGTGtagaatgcacagatattgcatACATTTGAATCCTAGTCCAGACCAGTAATCACTTGTCTACAAAAGGTTGTTACAATCGTTGCATTTGGACATATTCTGGTGACCCATTAGAGACTTATAAATCTGTTCTGGCATTTGTTACATATTATGTTCACACCatagatatttatatatctGCTATACAGTTTGTGGACAATTCATAGTATTTCCAGTGCTGTTACAAAGTAGTGCAGTACAAGATCTTGCCCCTCTCCCTGATACTCAATCAAAGAACACACAATTCAGATAATCACATACTGCAACAATATAACTCATGGCCTCTTGACATTTCTCTTCTCTAGTTCTTCTCCTACAACCTGATGTTGACGAGATATGGGTCTCAATTTCTCTCCAGTGCCAATGTTTAGCCGGCTGGCACAAACTTTTCACTTCCAAGGAAACTGGGCTTCTATCTTCGTCCTTGTCTCCGTCACTGCTACTGTCGGTGTTATCATCGGACGACGATTCATCATCTCTTTTGTCTTTGTGAGGGTCATCCGAGATGTAGTTATCACACAACATATAATTTGCTGAAGTTACAATCTAGAATTAATTACAATTATTGATCATTATTTCACAAAGTCTCATTGTTGATGAGGGGAATACCCAGGACACAAAGTCAGCTGTGGCAATGGAAGTATTAAACACGGATCAAAAAAAGTGAAAGGCCCAGCATGGCAAAGAGCTAGCTAAATGCTTTAGCAAGGCagttcaaaaagcaaaatttcaaaatgtttacaatGCTCATTTAATTATCTCcctgtatttatttatgtaatttgttCCAATGCTGATTTTTTCTCCCGTCTATAAAATGCTCTTCATCATGGAATTAACCTTCTATGCTAGTTTAGAGGTCCATTGGCGCTGGTATATTGCCATTTTACCATGTCCAGTGTAAGCTCTCGTCCAATTACGATGACACATTGGCATACTTGacatactgatataatataattacagttttcacatcctgaagtaatttgcaaaaaaattgataatttaggAGATTTTAATATCACTGTTTTCCCCCACATCTATTATTCGCTACAAACTCTACTAGGaccatatcaaaataaaataaaacattttaagtTATTTTCTATTTGTCAGTTCTTTGGATCTGCTGCTCACTCAACAAGTTATGTGCCAAACTTCTGGATATATTCTATATATTAACATAAGCAAAGAAATTATATGCATCATAGGTACCTGAGGATGTTTGTCTTTGTCCAGAAGAGTCAGACAATTCCTGAGTAATTTGCTAATGGTTGCTTTATGCCTGTTGATTGTGATCAAGAAAGAGTAAGTTTAATAAATGTTACTTCACATAGACTCCTGAGAGCAAAAAATCTACAAAATATTATAGAGAAAGCATAAATACACAAACTATCACTCATTAACAGGATGACTTtgacatattttgcaaaacCAGAAATCACTCTAATGAGAATTTCCTTGAATATCCTCATGAAAATATGagtttgaaaatgaatttatgAAAAGCAATGCAATATTAATAGGCAAAAGAAAGACTGTATTTGTCAGTATATTGTAACAGATTGAGTAGATATGACAAAACTTAAACGATACTTTGCTCTGTATGTACATTGCAGTTCAATTATTCACCCACGGCACTGCCATTTTGGGTGGACATCCCCTTTCCTTATCATGTTACAAACATCTTACGGGAAGGAATGTGGTTTGGGGATAGATATTGCAAATGGGCACACAGATATTACAAACATTATATGAATCTAGTATCTATTGCCAGGAATGCTCAATTTTCGTAACAAGTTTGCACATTCTCAGATAGGTTCAAAGAATTTCTTGTAAGGTAAAAGTGAgagaaataaaagtgttttcACCTGTGACCAGTTTCTGACTTCTTCATATTTCTAGCTACCTTGTAGAGCAACATTGCGACAGGCACAGAGAATGGATTGTCCCATGTACTTGACGTGGGATCACTTTCTTCCTCTTCTGAGCATAGACTTGTCAGATCATACAACTTCACTATATCATCATTGTTGcctggagaaaaatatgaaaacaagtgtTTGGTAAGGGCAAAGATTTTCCTGATGATCATAAATGGCATCTGGGAGAGTGAGACCAATGGTCAATACACTTCTGGTCAACTGGAACTGCATTTGACATTAGCTAATATGGTTGTGGTCTTCCAGCTCATGACCAGATAATGGTATTAACTGCTggcaaaaaaatattgattcttGCATTAATTTCCAATGCATtgataaaattcactggtaCAAGAGCTACTGTTCAGGTTTCGTTTCATAGTTTTGGgtgtcatgaaaaaaaaaagattgaacTCTTCCCTTGTGATTGGTGTGAGCCTTGGTCATGGATGAGAAGTGTTGatgaagtacatgtataatCATTTTTGTCTCTATGAAGTGATCAACTCTCACCTTTGAAAAGCCAGTACGTATGCCCCTCTTTGGTACAGTTGGACTTCATGAATGAGAGAACATTTTGAGCAATGTCTTTGACAACACCAGGTTTAAACTGTGAGCCTCTAATTTGTGGTATTTCCTCTGTCTTGAGGAGTTCATAGTTCTGTACAATTCCATTGAGATGGTAGCACATGGCCAGCTCAGGAACATTGCAGATTAAGTTATCCAACCAGTAATCCAAACCGGTGAGGACGTTGATAGGTTTACTTTCATCTCTAGAAATGGAAAAGCAAATATTTAAGTAATCATAAATGTCGCTCTTAGTAGTAATAATAgtaatatttatttgttatggagagcattacttttttaaaaatctcaatGCACTCTACACTGCATTAAAAATAATCCAAGATCATATTATTTAATAAAAGTGCGGGAAAACAAATGGGCAGAATATAAAATAAGACTGGCGAGATGTACAAAAATACCCAGACCAAGTCATTGTTAATGACATAGTCCCTGCCAAATATAAAATTGTCAATGTGCAAAAGCAAAACTGTACAAATGTGATTGTAAATGCAGTTCCAAAGTCAAGAAGTGCTAAATAGGTAAAGAAAATGTTTCCTTTTCCAAAGTGGTGACATATGCTGAAAGTGCCCTCTGTTCATTTAGACAAATGGAATCAGAACATGGAAAATACACAAAGGCTGTAGAGAGTTCTATCACATAGAATCTTTCATGACTACTTGATTATAAGTTCAAAGTGTACTGAATAGGGTGGCCTTGAATGTGCCTGTGGCATGCTGGCAAGAGAATTGTTTTGGCAAGGTCAGGTTTTGTAGAGAATAACAATGGTGGTAGTGAAATAGTGTCAGAATAGAAATTGAGGCAAGTATCTTGCAAGAAGTTGTGGACATTTTTCAAGTAAAGTGGTCGTAGAGGGCGCTATCATATGTAATCTTGCAAAAGTAGCTGGTGTTGTGTTCCAACATTTGTTCAGATGGTAAAGCATTCAACAAACAAGGAAGACATACAGAAAGGGCTCTATTGCTCCAAAACTCAAATAACCACACCACTGGATTGGCACCTAAGAGTGCAGCCAGTATAACCTACTGGTAGCACATCAGCTAGATAATCTGGGGCTTGGCCATAAATGATTTTGTGTGtgaacaaagaattttaaaattgattCGTTTCTGGACTTATAGCCGATGTAAATTATGTTGTACTGTTGTTGTATGGTCCCTTTTTCAGTTCCTGCTAACAAGTTAAGCTGCTGAGTTTTGAATGGCCTGGAGTtttatgccgttcatacacaggccattgaaaaCGCCTCTGAAATGGTTCTGGGCCgatactgacacagaaagttatgtgtggacactccgaagtggttctgaagcgtttcagatttgagacggtttagtcggcccgaccagagccgttgtagggattaactctatccgcaaatcgctgtgtggacagactgagccgcttcagaagcgtttcaaacgccctcacgcgacaggtatttgtaacgtaaaacaaacaacaaccaacatacaatattcactttcgccatggctgccgaacacagtactacatctcgcggtatactggtccgacgaagagataagcttgctaccaaaatccctatcaattcgaccagaaaaaataattacgatttgaaaaacgtcgaattaatgggaaattaaaactgccgaaataatttagtggtcgaatttaatttggaacgacgaggatgaaattaaagccagacatgtttgccatgttgagactgcttcaaagcatggactgtgaaattttgtgaggtcgacaaattaggtaacaaaaaaacctcaaacgcacgttggtgtcacatcaaaatcaaagtggccgcgattacagacggaacaatctgtgacactgccaccggccgctcgacggacgacacgtaagttgatatcgtgtgccagcccttggaaatatattcaactccttgacaggcagatgagatagtcttatggcgtttgatgcattgaaagtttgtaaaaataataaaaaatgacatcaccgatcataagaaacgtggtgtcgaagatattagtttttaaaagaagactatgacgaccatatttctgtaagtattgtctaactttagaaaaccaaaatctgaagatttacttcaaccaacacttttggatttgttctacTCTTTATTCTAAGATAAGTCGAATTTCTgtaaagtaggtgtacattttcgatgtctgtgtatcgtctacaccgaagtcatatccgaaactTCAGTTCGCcacagcgtaaacctctctctcccctccccccccctctctctctccggcatttcaatgttttatattgtcgacatttatatatcagtctgaaatttcaggtcactgctcaatgcaagtagttgatgtcaatttttccatatcgggcatggtctctatcgtcactctaatcgttagtgttttcctgttatattcgacATCatactcaaaacacaacgtgaacaacgctgataatatatcgtatctttcgtatcgaaaaccggtaaagttcgtaactggtgccatgtcacggcctggagaaagttcatcaccatcgatcgaatgtccgtggcgcttttgcttccaaatagacatattgaaatgcacagggaacttcgcggtatggcaattatatgaattttaccttgaagaaagtctgtgactctaaactggccgtacaaccaacaataaacatggcggagcaatgataccgatttcacagacttcgattttttttcattgcgacctcgaccgctggtgagagcgagtcgtctaattttttcccactggctatttggctttgaattttcaattgccatcatgtgctaagttaaagctaaaaacaagacgggcgttctctgtaaatcaataagccttttgaatatgaaaaagtcggacatctgaacctcaacacgcagcttgaaagttgttctccgaatcaggacagggacatcggtgaggccggatttcacgtagtagctatggaaaccgacggctcgttcgttgtaagaaaccatgcgatgtacgctcccttgggccctggaatttcgccgtatcgcctctacagactacaccgtctattacctaaccatgctattaaacaatcacacgatagttcggtaacatatatcttcattaatctaccgatcatcgaccgtcgaacacttcgaaaacaatggtcgcggtcacggattcaaggacgttcacaagaagaaattatcaataagtggtgcgcagaattatttttactggttttgagaacttctaaaataacttgtaatctgcatatcttcgcacatcgaaccgatattgtataccacAGGGACTGtgtgtatacctatcaccgtcgaagtttatgtctttcactgtagagttcttttcatccaaaacacatatccagaagagtcccactgagcggtcaaatgaaaggatatgtgctccaaacgaatgaaattgcacgaaagaatgaaaatcaacagcacaccgTGGACGTGATTAAGGGgttaaaacaatagcgcttgtggataggactattctatttgagtaaaacgtgccgtttttctcgcaattttagcaactgtaacgaccctttattctttaacactgtagagttcttttcaTCCTAAAACACATtatccagaagagtcccactGAGCGGTCAAATGAAAGATATGTGCTccaaacgaatgaaattgcacgaaagaatgaaaatcaacagcacaccatGGACATGATTAAGGGgttaaaacaatagcgcttgtgGATAGGACTATTCtatctcgcaattttagcaactgtaacgaccctttattctttaatacctttccataattgaattaaactaggtttagggcttatacacacagtgtgcactgatgtacagaacttttaAAAGTATTCTGCTTGGAACGAGCAGGGGTtttacactctaatgggcgcagtaaaacaatggtcacgtccataggtactaggttcaaggacattcacggggagacacgatggcaaatagtgcagtgtcgtaaaattgcttagactagttttaagaacggtacaatatctggtcatcggtgtaccgctacctgtgaatcgaaacgacaagtgtagacccatagcttcgaaattttatgggagagacaccacgactgagaccgacagtagcacaacaaactattcccaattgatcgtccgtgtttaatactgacatctctgtaggtgattctggtttctcaatcgaatcaaaagtccgacattgacaaaattgacataaaataagtccgaaaagttatgttttattcaactaactgattaatctcctttgatatcccctaattcatctcctttgatataacagtccggaaagactgacatcgatgtctcccgggcccccatttcttcaccgttttgcaaagtATATCATCAACTGGACGCATGGGCAACGTCTTTGTatgttggtcaaaactaatgacagtataggtcaggatgtaacatcggtcaaagtaatattgaatatggaagacgaaaatactttcatcgattgacaataatgagagggaacgagtcagtaaatatcgaaccataaaggggagatcgagactgccatcccccaatgattaatcaactgggaacaaaatatgtatttcgatcaacagacttacacaaccagagacagcattttattcagctttaaaataagtcaccgcctttcgtataataacaccccgtttgcgtttcgatctactctgctctgtccccaatcggtatggccgtccgggtttcgcctgccgtactgactgatacatggttatttcttcacatattttttcatcgtttggcataaaatacagcatctcttttggtgcacaaggcaaatcaacgtttagaaggaaagtcacaggaggttaggatattatataccgtaggtgaaattagaatggaatattgaagatgaaaatacttttatcgGTCGACAAAAAATGCCATAGGccgaaacacggtccctccaccaaaAGGACCGTGGCctaaaccgagaattgagattgtctatgatctattaattgggaacaaaaatattcgattgagtcattaagtttgtgtttgattcgtttcaaaaatgtgttcctacattcttatccgattgtttgtgttataaaaatgtttgtttcgcctcggatatttgtaggcaagtttggattagtgtgtacggtaatgttttgtttgtgtggggaaagcttatggcgaggcgaaacaaacatttttattaacacaaacaatcggaaaggaatgtaggaacacattttagaaaCGAATCAAatacaaactcgacacaaaaacattttggatagttaggtggggagcctctttcacattctttacagccagtacgacgtcgtccatttcagccatcttgttacaaacaatgcttgaccatacacaccttttgaactcgagagggcgcattaagacgtcttaaacatcaaaacaatggcttaattttgtgtatgtggacgcaagcggactcaatctattaatcccctgtgtttacaaatcacaaatagtgttgcagaaacgtttcaatttttccctGTATGAACATAGTTTGTGTAATTCACAGCGCAGAAAAGAAGACAATTACAGTAATCTAAACATGATGGTAATGAAAGCACATACAAGTTTTTCTGTAGTACATTGGTTTAGGACACTGTGAATTTTTCCTATCTTCGAAATTGCATGTGATGCTGATttgcaaatgtttgtaacatggTCTGACATAGTGCAGGCAGAGTCCATTGTGACACCAAGATTGCAAACTGAGTCAGATGGATATACAATGACATCACTTATCCAAAAATCGCATTCAGGGACAGGGCCTACAATCCATAACTTAGACAAGAAATGCACAATATTATACCTCATCCATCCCCAGCCCCATATCTCATCCAAAAGCGACTCAATTGAGGCAGTGAGAACCTGGTCAAAATCACGTATGACAATTGATTGTTGTCAGCGCGCATCATGTAATCCAAGTAATGTTTGATTATGGTATCCTCCAGGGTCACCACATAGAGACAGAAGAGAATTGGTCTGAAGACAGGGCCCTGGGGAACACCACAATTCAGTGACAGTGCTTGGACGTGACTGACTTGACACAAACTGTGTACACCCCCATCATCTAAGAATTGAAGCAGTCCTAAACAACACCTATAAAGCATATTGATCATCAGCCGGCTTGTAAACATTACCTGTACAGCAAGGTAAAGATGTTGACTTGTGAAAAGTCTGAATTTCATTAGCGATATGTTTTGAAAACCTGGCATCATTTTCTTCAAACTCCAAAAATCATCATGTTTCTCCATAGGACAAATTCTCACATTTCTGCATTGAGAACAACTACAATATATTCATTTCCTTGATGAAGATTTGGAAAACCTACAGAACAGTATATTGTATGGCTACAGCTGCATCACTTTTGCATAAATGTACTTACCTCAGCCTAAGACTGACACTTGGGTATTTTCCTCCACCAAATATTGGCAAGTCAGAGCCTATCAACATTTGAATGTCTTCAAAATGCCATAACACCTGCCGTGCAAATTCACTCGGACAAGGCTGTGAGAAAACAACGGTTTcacatcattatttttttaaccaCAACTGATGACCAAAAATTCAACACATGTGATTATGCAAAAAGCACAGTCATGTCATGACATTACAAACATATCTTTGATGGGCCAGTAActgaatttttgatgaatttccatattttctttgtttgatatcaactacagtttcttattctactcccaaaagcctattgagatacacagtatttagcTTGTTAACATAATCTGTACATGTGCAGGctgcattgttactgttgacaagaGAGTTCTGGTCTgaattagaattcaaatgtatacAATACCAATGCATTCAACACATAAAGATCTGTGCTGGCAAGCTTAATTCAACATATATTGGGGAGCAGAACAAGGAACTGCAACAAAAATAGACAAAAGATCatccaaagttacagcttctgGCCCTTTTAAAGAGTCACTTTTTGAAGTGAGTACCCACGTTTTGTGTATCTTCACTGGTCATAACCATTGGATCCTTATCTGGTTGCCTGGTACCAGCATCGCCTGGTGGTTGGGTGTCTTCAGGTTCATTCACCGAGTAAGGTTCTGTGTTCTCCACACTATCAATACTGAGAAACAAAATGATAGATCAGAACTCAAATCAATCAACACCTTAAATTCAATTGACAAAATCAACAAGTTCTCCCTGATTTTTAAGTAACATAACTGTTTCTGTGATAGAATAGCCTTTACATCTCAGATTTCACAGCATGAtccattttatattttatatctcTCTAAATACCATCACAATCACAATCGCTGGAGACTGCAAATGCATCACAACAGTacaatgtaaaatatacaatatatgtCAGAaggaatacatgtatttacatagtTGAAAGTACTGACAAGTCTCATAATATGCTTGGGATATTACACTAAAATTTGGTTAACAAATACAGCTGGGACCATCTTATTTTAGAGCTATTAGtttaataatttcaaaattaaaacaatcTTCATGTACTTTTGTTCAGCAAATCTGCCAGtacaattttgtttgataaatcACGTTGCTTGGTATTTCCTAAACTATGGTTGCACACAGCAGTGGTCCGAGCTGCTAAATCCCTTTATAAGAagaccaaatattaaagatgaaaattttacctgtagtacaaaaattttgaaagtaaacttCGACTGTGGAGGTCATCTCTGGTTTTCCTTTTTCTTGTGAACTTTTTACCACGGATTTGATGGATGATGAAATTCCTCAACCAATCCCTTCCACTCTGAAATATTACATACAAGACCAAAACTCTAAATTTGTATGGTTCAGTTTCATTTCTATAGATCAAGGGGATGTTGGTAAGATGAAATTGAAATGGTACTTTTGTCAGAGCCATGAAAACCAAAAGTTTAGCACTGATGGAGGTTAAATCAAATGCAGAAATACAGAAACCACACCAAACAGAAACTATGATAGTACTGACAAGATGTACCTCTAGTTATAGACAGTAGAATGGGTGTGTTTGTGCTTAGAAGAAGTGTGTCTGCGCTATGAGAAAGGTTTCTGGTAATACataaatgacaatatttgaTATGTGGAAGAAGTATAGGAACTGCACCTCAAGTACACTAGCCATTAGGTCATCAAACTTTTAATGATGCTATGTTCATCAATATACTTTTCTTCTGTCAATTAGTCCTGACAATTTCCTCAATCAAGACCTGGCAACAGAAATATGAGCTCTACCAGCAGCTATGAGAGAAACTGAATGCTG of the Ptychodera flava strain L36383 chromosome 20, AS_Pfla_20210202, whole genome shotgun sequence genome contains:
- the LOC139119931 gene encoding erythroid differentiation-related factor 1-like, with protein sequence MDAGESTDSPTKTSTDERTADAVQDKEEVSPLVVAKNEIKSSAAVKYSSVECVAEFSKLKQDTDLKLPPANWLRSCAKLTVNNTWGTSRTKFSSFGMADSCPETVGEVDVISASENIKTLLKIPFSKAQVSIAVHRIGRTLFLDEFDVYRHLLSAPQSGRDWLRNFIIHQIRGKKFTRKRKTRDDLHSRSLLSKFLYYSIDSVENTEPYSVNEPEDTQPPGDAGTRQPDKDPMVMTSEDTQNPCPSEFARQVLWHFEDIQMLIGSDLPIFGGGKYPSVSLRLRDESKPINVLTGLDYWLDNLICNVPELAMCYHLNGIVQNYELLKTEEIPQIRGSQFKPGVVKDIAQNVLSFMKSNCTKEGHTYWLFKGNNDDIVKLYDLTSLCSEEEESDPTSSTWDNPFSVPVAMLLYKVARNMKKSETGHRHKATISKLLRNCLTLLDKDKHPQIVTSANYMLCDNYISDDPHKDKRDDESSSDDNTDSSSDGDKDEDRSPVSLEVKSLCQPAKHWHWREIETHISSTSGCRRRTREEKCQEAMSYIVAGLTIIDSDIESKSTVSRNTGQCAIEFPTAKEAQLNPATNESPDKDANQGESHTLTVAKRKLSPCSWQDQLKFSLLKKARAVCYVCANVNMKQNEYGEVLRYLQLALFCHSAVSSYTGVESDLLCKDEENSLLGAIFGMCGDVHIMLASDPDSISKFKSDFLQQTSQERIIVESVKKEVSFNNFEWAVTFSEDMNGCLVTSIRSYETSLELTSSDDNAETVVNITRRLGNARNELGKLYMKAAVDLADSQQEVETPSAKEQTLWKRSYGQFDKAMETFEATKDMLNLALVNCNLGRLMRICAQAYNTGKFSQQERHYFNKAIDYYHTALRQLGDKNVTIKESVSWELSTTYFTMATLLQDNAPLADMAEEQVVKDIKEFMMKALKYCEVDESSPRQSIVQYRAATVHHRLASMHHNAYRNQINEQKKKHCRTLAELHYGKAVKLFQELDRPSELLRILLERGAMCEHLFNSQTGSGAKIKTLQTALDFLLQGQQALSGICGEISECLSEDQTDGSALSAPVNTNANKTLEMAQTGKQDEEVGDSAGRWKTQESDSGVDNSGKEKEGVVASGDKEDKDINESAADVKVNDEENPDVKENQCMTKEQEERETLLTILQSRLQFVLLHLVKLHSNKKSDLDKLLKYKKMYAVALSSVKVKGSLTRTMLHTIEQITKMWSGS